One Primulina huaijiensis isolate GDHJ02 chromosome 5, ASM1229523v2, whole genome shotgun sequence DNA segment encodes these proteins:
- the LOC140977383 gene encoding cytokinin dehydrogenase 1, with translation MTAQPQNFFPLKNIAQRLILVFVLGFTVNREHLCSNQPFVTPTASLHSVPSVIHSSLEKMTLDGNLSFDSIEHAARDFGNRYHIMPYAVLYPKSVSDISSMIKCIFHMGLTSELTVAARGRGHSLQGQAQAYRGVVIIMESLQVPKMSFDDGKLPYVDVSAGELWINILHESLKHGMAPKSWTDYLHLTVGGTLSNAGVSGQAFRHGPQINNVYELKVVTGRGEVVTCSEDQNAELFHAVLGGLGQFGIITQARIALEAAPRKVKWIRALYSDFSEFTKDQEHLISSENTFDYIEGFVIINRTGLLNYWRSSFKPKDHVQANQFSSEGKILFCLEVAKYFNPEGSENIDQDVDTLLSKLNYIKSTLFWSEVPYTDFLDRVHTSEIKLREKGLWEVPHPWLNLLIPRSRIHEFARQVFGNIVKDTSNGPVLIYPVNKSRWKTRTSIITPEEDIFYLVAFLASAMPSSRGKDSLEYILAQSNRILELCEKQRLGVKQYLPHYNTKAAWKAHFGTQWEDFSKRKFTYDPFAILAPGQKIFSRADSLTRP, from the exons ATGACTGCACAACCTCAAAATTTCTTTCCGCTGAAAAATATAGCCCAAAGGCTTATTTTAGTTTTTGTACTTGGCTTCACAGTCAATAGAGAGCACCTTTGCTCCAACCAGCCTTTTGTCACCCCCACAGCATCTCTTCACTCAGTTCCATCAGTCATACATTCATCACTAGAAAAGATGACACTTGATGGGAACCTAAGCTTTGATAGTATTGAACATGCAGCAAGGGACTTTGGCAATAGATACCATATCATGCCATATGCAGTGTTATACCCAAAATCGGTTTCTGATATTTCTTCCATGATAAAGTGTATTTTCCATATGGGTTTGACTTCAGAGCTAACAGTTGCTGCCAGAGGCCGTGGCCACTCCCTTCAAGGCCAAGCACAAGCATATCGAggtgttgttattattatggAATCGCTTCAGGTGCCGAAAATGAGTTTTGACGATGGAAAACTACCATATGTTGATGTCTCGGCTGGAGAGCTTTGGATTAATATTCTGCACGAGAGTCTTAAACACGGGATGGCACCAAAATCATGGACTGATTATCTCCATCTCACAGTTGGGGGTACACTATCAAATGCTGGAGTTAGTGGACAGGCGTTCCGACATGGACCGCAGATCAACAATGTCTACGAACTGAAAGTGGTCACAG GCAGAGGAGAAGTGGTAACCTGTTCAGAAGATCAGAATGCTGAACTCTTCCATGCTGTACTTGGAGGACTAGGACAATTTGGGATCATCACCCAGGCTAGAATTGCCTTGGAGGCAGCCCCCAGAAAG GTTAAATGGATCAGAGCACTTTATTCAGACTTCTCTGAATTCACCAAAGATCAAGAGCATCTAATATCTTCAGAAAACACTTTTGATTATATAGAAGGGTTTGTTATCATTAACAGAACTGGTTTACTAAATTACTGGAGATCGTCTTTCAAACCAAAAGACCATGTTCAGGCAAACCAGTTCTCTTCAGAAGGAAAGATTCTATTTTGCCTGGAAGTTGCAAAATACTTCAATCCAGAAGGGTCAGAGAACATTGATCAG GACGTGGATACCCTCTTATCAAAATTGAATTACATCAAGTCCACTCTCTTCTGGTCAGAAGTCCCTTACACAGATTTCCTGGACAGAGTGCACACGTCGGAAATAAAACTTCGGGAAAAAGGACTGTGGGAGGTTCCACACCCTTGGCTAAATCTTCTTATTCCTAGGAGTAGGATTCATGAGTTCGCCCGACAAGTTTTCGGAAACATAGTAAAGGATACAAGCAATGGTCCTGTCCTGATCTATCCCGTCAACAAATCAAG ATGGAAAACACGAACATCCATTATTACACCCGAGGAGGACATTTTCTACCTAGTTGCCTTCCTAGCTTCAGCAATGCCATCTTCTAGGGGAAAAGATAGTCTAGAATATATTTTGGCTCAAAGTAACAGAATTTTAGAGTTGTGTGAAAAACAGCGACTCGGAGTAAAACAATATTTGCCCCATTATAACACTAAAGCAGCGTGGAAAGCTCACTTTGGAACTCAGTGGGAAGATTTCAGCAAAAGAAAATTCACGTATGATCCCTTTGCAATCCTGGCACCTGGACAAAAAATCTTCTCAAGAGCTGATTCCTTGACACGGCCATGA
- the LOC140977382 gene encoding eukaryotic translation initiation factor 3 subunit E-like, whose amino-acid sequence MAAKYDLTQRIAPQLDRHLVFPLLEFLQERGLYPEEDILKAKIELLNHTNMVDYAMDIHKSLYRSEDVPQEMVGRRAEVVGGLKSLEEAAAPIVTFLQNPNAVHELRADKQHNLQMLNDRYQIGPKQIGALYKYAKFQFECGNYSGAADYLYQYRGLSTDMEKSASALWGKLAAEILMQNWDVALEELNRLKEIIDSKSFSSPLNQVQSRVWLLHWSLFIFFNHDNGRTLIIDLFNQDKYLNAIQTNAPHLLRYLATAFIVNKRRRPQLKDFIKVIQQEQYSYEDPITEFLACLYVNYDFDGAQRKMKECEEAILNDPFLGKRVEEGNFTTVPLRDEFLENARLFIFETFCCIHQRIDMGVLAEKLNLNYEEAERWIVNLIKTSKLVAKIDFKTGTFTMEPNFPNVYEQLIDQTKALSGHTYKLVTQLLEHAQAQTAR is encoded by the exons ATGGCCGCGAAATACGACCTGACGCAACGCATTGCGCCGCAGCTTGACCGTCATTTGGTGTTCCCTCTACTTGAGTTTTTACAGGAGAGAGGATTGTACCCTGAGGAGGATATTTTGAAAGCGAAAATCGAGCTGCTTAACCACACAAACATGGTCGATTATGCCATGGACATACACAAGTCACTCTATCGATCTGAAGATGTTCCACAAG AAATGGTGGGTAGAAGAGCTGAGGTGGTGGGTGGGTTGAAGTCATTGGAAGAGGCTGCAGCTCCCATAGTTACCTTTCTGCAGAATCCTAATGCTGTTCACGAACTGAGAGCTGACAAACAGCACAATCTTCAGATGCTCAACGATCGCTATCAG ATTGGTCCAAAGCAGATAGGAGCACTGTATAAGTATGCCAAATTTCAGTTTGAGTGTGGCAACTACTCTGGTGCTGCTGATTATTTGTATCAGTACAGGGGCTTGAGTACGGACATGGAAAAGAGTGCAAGTGCATTATGGGGAAAACTAGCAGCAGAGATATTGATGCAGAACTGGGATGTTGCACTGGAGGAGCTCAACCGCCTGAAGGAAATAATTGACTCTAAG AGTTTCTCTTCTCCATTAAATCAAGTACAAAGTAGAGTATGGCTATTGCATTGGAGTCTGTTCATCTTCTTCAATCATGACAATGGAAGAACCCTGATTATTGATTTGTTCAACCAGGACAA GTATTTGAATGCCATTCAAACAAATGCTCCTCATCTTCTACGTTACCTGGCAACTGCTTTCATCGTCAACAAAAGGAGGCGGCCTCAACTTAAAGATTTCATCAAGGTTATTCAGCAAGAGCAGTATTCTTATGAAGATCCAATCACAGAGTTTTTGGCATGTTTATATGTCAACTATGACTTTGATGGGGCTCAAAGAAAGATGAAAGAGTGTGAAGAA GCAATCCTAAATGATCCATTCCTTGGTAAACGCGTTGAGGAAGGAAATTTTACAACTGTACCATTAAGAGATGAGTTCCTTGAGAATGCTCGACTTTTCATTTTTGAGACCTTCTGTTGCATTCATCAGCGCATTGACATGGG TGTGCTTGCTGAGAAACTGAATTTGAACTATGAGGAGGCAGAGAGATGGATAGTGAATCTCATAAAGACTTCGAAACTTGTTGCCAAGATTGATTTCAAGACCGGAACATTCACAATGGAACCGAATTTTCCCAATGT GTATGAACAACTTATTGACCAAACTAAAGCACTTTCAGGGCACACTTATAAATTAGTAACCCAGCTCCTGGAACATGCTCAGGCGCAAACTGCTCGGTAG
- the LOC140977385 gene encoding S-formylglutathione hydrolase, with product MEGSNKPTEIGSTKMFGGYNKRFKHYSPTLGCSMNFNVYFPPSLSTKFPVLYWLSGLACTDENFVSKSGAQRVASSEGVALIVPDTSPRGLNVEGESDSWDFGVGAGFYLNATQDKWKNWQMYDYVVKELPELLTENFPQLDTSRASIFGHSMGGHGALTIYLKNLDKYKSVSAFAPIANPMNCPWGHKAFSGYLGGDKTDWEEYDATFLISKFNNVSATILIDQGEDDKFMHDQLQPHKFEEACRKANVPLLLRLQPGYDHSYFFITTFIEDHLHHHAQALKL from the exons ATGGAGGGAAGCAATAAGCCTACTGAAATCGGCAGCACTAAAATGTTTGGCGGATACAACAAGAGATTCAAGCACTACAGCCCTACATTGGGATGCTCTATGAATTTCAATGTCTACTTTCCTCCCTCCCTTTCCACCAAATTTCCT GTGCTTTACTGGCTTTCTGGTCTCGCATGCACTGATGAGAATTTCGTATCCAAATCTGGTGCTCAACGTGTTGCCTCCAGTGAAGGTGTTGCTCTGATTGTTCCAGATACTTCTCCCA GAGGCTTGAATGTTGAAGGAGAGTCCGACAGTTGGGACTTTGGCGTAG GTGCTGGTTTCTATCTCAATGCAACTCAAGACAAGTGGAAAAACTGGCAGATGTATGACTATGTTGTGAAGGAATTGCCAGAGCTTCTCACTGAAAACTTTCCACAGCTGGACACATCTCGGGCATCTATATTTGGTCATTCAATGGGCGGGCATGGTGCACTGACAATTTACTTGAAAAATTTGGACAAATACAAG TCCGTATCAGCTTTTGCACCTATTGCCAATCCTATGAATTGTCCTTGGGGCCATAAAGCTTTCTCAGGTTACTTGGGTGGTGATAAAACTGACTGGGAG GAATATGATGCTACTTTTCTGATATCAAAATTCAACAACGTTTCAGCAACCATTCTAATTGATCAG GGAGAAGACGATAAATTCATGCATGATCAACTTCAACCGCACAAGTTTGAGGAGGCATGTCGGAAGGCTAACGTTCCTCTTCTCCTGAGGTTGCAACCCGGTTATGACCACTCATACTTTTTCATCACCACCTTTATAGAGGATCATCTTCACCACCATGCTCAAGCCCTTAAGCTCTAA